The following proteins are co-located in the Rhodococcus opacus B4 genome:
- a CDS encoding SDR family oxidoreductase, with product MPRFEPNPQRRPSIVAGASSGIGTATAYALAEAGHPVALGARRVAECEEIARKIRSNGGEAFAHFLDVTDTASVDDFVTAAEKALGPTEIALSGAGDLEFSVAHEMDPDQFLAQVDVHLVGAQRLAHRIVPGMIERTRGDFVLIGSDCADMPRPRMGAYNAAKAGVEMMGRQMRMELEGTGVRASVVRPGPTQTSMGMNTTEEVIGPVLEDWAKWGFARHSYFLRASAIADAVVAAVGAPRGAHMVLIEVQPEAPLRKDGE from the coding sequence ATGCCTAGGTTCGAGCCCAATCCGCAGCGTCGGCCGTCGATCGTCGCCGGGGCGTCGTCCGGAATCGGTACGGCGACGGCCTACGCGCTGGCCGAGGCCGGTCACCCCGTCGCGCTCGGTGCCCGCCGGGTGGCGGAGTGCGAGGAGATCGCGAGGAAGATCCGCAGCAACGGGGGAGAAGCGTTCGCGCACTTCCTCGACGTCACCGACACCGCGTCGGTCGACGACTTCGTCACCGCGGCGGAGAAAGCCCTCGGCCCCACCGAGATCGCGCTGTCGGGAGCGGGCGACCTGGAGTTCTCCGTCGCGCACGAGATGGACCCGGACCAGTTCCTCGCGCAGGTCGACGTCCACCTCGTCGGGGCGCAGCGCCTCGCGCACCGCATCGTTCCCGGCATGATCGAACGCACGCGCGGAGACTTCGTCCTGATCGGATCCGACTGCGCGGACATGCCCCGGCCCCGGATGGGCGCCTACAACGCCGCCAAGGCCGGTGTCGAGATGATGGGCCGGCAGATGCGAATGGAATTGGAGGGCACCGGCGTCCGCGCGTCGGTCGTGCGTCCCGGCCCCACCCAGACATCCATGGGGATGAACACCACCGAGGAGGTCATCGGACCCGTCCTCGAAGACTGGGCGAAATGGGGATTCGCCCGGCACTCGTACTTCCTGCGCGCCTCCGCGATCGCCGACGCCGTCGTCGCTGCCGTCGGTGCGCCCCGCGGCGCGCACATGGTGCTGATCGAGGTGCAGCCCGAGGCGCCCCTGCGAAAGGATGGAGAATGA
- a CDS encoding ferredoxin → MKVEADLDLCQGHAVCEMEAPDVFVVPKHGKVEILHSDPPEHLRAEVESAVRFCPTQALRILADNDSEGDS, encoded by the coding sequence ATGAAAGTCGAAGCCGATCTCGACCTGTGCCAGGGCCACGCCGTGTGCGAGATGGAGGCGCCCGACGTCTTCGTCGTCCCCAAGCACGGCAAGGTCGAAATCCTCCACAGCGACCCACCCGAGCACCTGCGCGCCGAGGTCGAGAGCGCCGTGCGTTTCTGCCCGACCCAGGCCCTGCGGATCCTCGCGGACAACGACTCAGAAGGAGATTCCTGA
- a CDS encoding cytochrome P450, translating into MNLVTPQRVSGGEHEHGHLEELRTDPIALMRRVREECGNVGVFQLADKKVVLLSGAEANEFFFRSTDEDLDQQAAYPFMKPIFGEGVVFDASPERRKEMLHNQALRGEQMKGHAATIAHEVDRVVARWGDEGEIDLLEFFAELTIYTSSACLIGKKFREQLDGRFAHLYHELEQGTDPIAYVDAYADIESFRRRDEARVQLVALVQEIMTGRIANPPQGKEDRDMLDVLVSIKDENGDERFTADEITGMFISMMFAGHHTTSGTAAWTLIELLRHPDYAKQVVAELDDLYSDGSDISFGALRQIPKLEAVLKETLRMHPPLIILLRVARGEFEVGGYRIAENDLVAATPAISNRIAEDFPNPDTFDPERYIDPNQEDIVNRWTWIPFGAGRHRCVGAAFALMQLKAIFSILLQDWEFEMAQPSETYRNDHSKMVVQLQQPCTVRYRKRST; encoded by the coding sequence ATGAATCTGGTTACTCCGCAACGGGTGTCCGGCGGTGAGCACGAGCACGGGCACCTCGAAGAACTGCGTACCGACCCGATCGCGCTGATGCGCCGCGTCCGGGAGGAATGCGGGAACGTCGGCGTCTTCCAGCTCGCCGACAAGAAGGTGGTGCTGCTGTCCGGCGCCGAGGCCAACGAGTTCTTCTTCCGCTCCACCGACGAGGATCTCGACCAGCAGGCCGCCTACCCGTTCATGAAGCCGATCTTCGGCGAGGGAGTCGTGTTCGACGCGAGCCCGGAGCGCCGCAAGGAGATGCTGCACAATCAGGCGTTGCGCGGTGAGCAGATGAAGGGGCACGCCGCGACGATCGCCCACGAGGTGGATCGGGTGGTGGCGCGGTGGGGAGACGAGGGCGAGATCGATCTGCTCGAATTCTTCGCGGAGCTGACCATCTACACGTCCTCGGCCTGCCTGATCGGGAAGAAGTTCCGGGAACAGCTCGACGGCCGGTTCGCGCACCTCTATCACGAGCTCGAGCAGGGCACCGACCCCATCGCGTATGTCGACGCGTACGCCGACATCGAAAGCTTCCGCCGGCGGGACGAGGCGCGGGTGCAGCTGGTGGCGCTCGTCCAGGAGATCATGACCGGGCGCATCGCGAACCCACCTCAGGGCAAGGAGGATCGGGACATGCTCGACGTCCTCGTCTCGATCAAGGACGAGAACGGCGACGAGCGCTTCACCGCCGACGAGATCACCGGCATGTTCATCTCGATGATGTTCGCGGGGCACCACACCACGTCGGGCACCGCGGCCTGGACGCTGATCGAACTGCTGCGCCACCCGGACTACGCGAAGCAGGTGGTCGCCGAACTCGACGACCTCTATTCGGACGGCTCCGACATCAGCTTCGGGGCGCTCCGCCAGATCCCGAAACTCGAAGCGGTACTGAAGGAGACGCTGCGGATGCACCCACCGCTGATCATCCTGCTACGCGTCGCGCGGGGCGAGTTCGAGGTCGGCGGCTACCGGATCGCGGAGAACGATCTCGTCGCGGCGACGCCGGCGATCTCCAACCGGATCGCGGAGGACTTCCCGAACCCGGACACGTTCGACCCGGAACGGTACATCGACCCCAACCAGGAAGACATCGTCAACCGCTGGACGTGGATCCCGTTCGGCGCAGGCAGGCACCGCTGCGTCGGAGCGGCGTTCGCGCTGATGCAGCTGAAGGCGATCTTCTCGATCCTCCTGCAGGACTGGGAGTTCGAGATGGCGCAACCGTCCGAGACGTACCGTAACGATCACAGCAAGATGGTGGTGCAGCTGCAGCAGCCCTGCACGGTGAGGTACCGGAAGCGAAGCACGTGA
- a CDS encoding acyl-CoA synthetase, whose amino-acid sequence MAYNLADLFEHSVDVMPERVALICGARRVTYRDLEDRANRLAHHFLDAGLTAGSHVGVHLHNSIETMETLLAAYKIRAVPVNINYRYTSDELAYVYGNAELDAVVHHRIYSPRIAEVLPSLPRIRHTVVVEDDLGGAGLPSDSVPYEEALSGSGDRDFGERSADDLFIMYTGGTTGRPKGVVWTHEAIWRVLAGGLDFYTGEAIDDEFQQSRVGSQGEPTLWFALPPLIHAAAMMPTFTALFSGNTVLLESKFDADRTWELVERHRVQILIITGDAMGRPLIEALDPARTDTSSLGVVASGAALFSPVIKDAFLDAFPGLLVSDSIGASETGFGGIGFATKGETQVGGPRVPAGRYALVIDDAGRPVEPGSGIDGWFAKGGYVPLGYYNDPEKTREIFREVDGRSVVVTGDRARIEADGSITLLGRGNMVINTGGEKVFAEEVESAMKAYRDVYDAIVVGVPDERWGHRVSAVVQARDGRGVDFAGLEDHVRQSLAGYKIPRLLWVEETVQRTPSGKPDYRWAQGVTKQRDPDHRT is encoded by the coding sequence GTGGCCTACAACCTGGCAGACCTGTTCGAGCACTCCGTCGACGTGATGCCGGAGCGGGTGGCACTGATCTGCGGCGCTCGCCGCGTCACGTACCGGGATTTGGAGGACCGCGCCAACCGGCTGGCCCACCACTTCCTGGACGCGGGGCTGACCGCCGGTTCCCACGTCGGCGTCCACCTGCACAACTCCATCGAGACCATGGAGACGCTGCTGGCGGCGTACAAGATTCGTGCGGTGCCGGTGAACATCAATTACCGGTACACCAGCGACGAACTCGCCTACGTGTACGGCAACGCGGAACTCGACGCGGTGGTCCACCACCGGATCTACTCCCCGCGCATCGCGGAGGTCCTGCCCTCGCTGCCGAGGATCCGGCACACCGTCGTCGTCGAGGACGATCTCGGCGGCGCCGGTCTGCCCAGCGACTCGGTCCCGTACGAGGAGGCGCTGTCCGGCAGCGGCGACCGCGACTTCGGGGAGCGCAGCGCCGACGACCTGTTCATCATGTACACCGGCGGCACCACCGGACGTCCGAAAGGTGTGGTGTGGACGCACGAGGCGATCTGGCGCGTCCTCGCCGGTGGTCTGGACTTCTACACCGGTGAGGCGATCGACGACGAGTTCCAGCAGTCGCGGGTCGGCTCGCAGGGTGAGCCGACGCTCTGGTTCGCGCTGCCGCCGCTGATCCACGCCGCCGCGATGATGCCGACGTTCACCGCGCTGTTCAGCGGAAACACGGTGCTGCTGGAATCGAAGTTCGACGCCGACCGGACGTGGGAGCTGGTCGAGCGGCACCGGGTGCAGATCCTCATCATCACCGGCGACGCGATGGGTCGGCCCCTGATCGAGGCCCTCGACCCGGCCCGGACCGACACGTCGAGCCTCGGTGTCGTCGCGTCGGGCGCCGCACTGTTCTCCCCGGTGATCAAGGACGCGTTCCTCGACGCCTTCCCGGGGCTGCTGGTGTCCGATTCGATCGGTGCGTCCGAGACCGGTTTCGGGGGAATCGGATTCGCGACCAAGGGGGAGACGCAGGTGGGTGGTCCCCGGGTGCCGGCGGGGCGGTACGCGCTGGTGATCGACGACGCGGGTCGTCCCGTCGAACCCGGCTCCGGGATCGACGGCTGGTTCGCCAAGGGCGGGTACGTTCCGCTCGGGTACTACAACGACCCGGAGAAGACCCGGGAGATCTTCCGGGAGGTCGACGGTCGATCGGTCGTCGTCACCGGTGACCGCGCGCGGATCGAGGCCGACGGATCCATCACCCTGCTCGGTCGCGGCAACATGGTGATCAACACCGGTGGCGAGAAGGTGTTCGCCGAAGAAGTCGAGAGCGCGATGAAGGCGTACCGCGACGTCTACGACGCCATCGTGGTCGGCGTCCCCGACGAGCGGTGGGGGCACCGGGTCTCCGCGGTCGTGCAGGCGCGCGACGGCCGGGGCGTCGACTTCGCCGGCCTCGAGGACCACGTGCGGCAGAGTCTGGCCGGCTACAAGATTCCGCGGCTGTTGTGGGTGGAGGAGACCGTGCAGCGCACGCCCAGTGGCAAACCCGACTACCGCTGGGCCCAGGGCGTCACCAAGCAGCGCGACCCCGACCACCGCACGTGA
- a CDS encoding TetR/AcrR family transcriptional regulator, whose product MNFESTRRRLTEKQADTVDRLTRAAVEVLREEGFAGLTVRSVAGIAGVAPATAYTYFSSKEHLVAEVFWRRLAASPQPADEGLDRTGRVVAVLRHIALLVADEPELAGAVTNALLGRDPDVEHLRARIGLEIRDRLATALGEGHDPDVLEALELLYAGGLVRAGMGYGSYAQFADRLETSAKLILE is encoded by the coding sequence ATGAATTTCGAGTCCACCCGCCGCCGTCTGACCGAGAAGCAGGCCGACACCGTCGACCGCCTCACCCGGGCGGCAGTCGAAGTACTGCGCGAAGAGGGCTTCGCCGGGCTCACTGTTCGTTCGGTGGCCGGGATCGCCGGGGTGGCGCCCGCGACGGCGTACACGTACTTCTCGTCGAAGGAGCACCTCGTCGCCGAGGTCTTCTGGCGGCGTCTCGCCGCCTCGCCGCAACCGGCGGACGAGGGACTCGATCGCACCGGACGCGTCGTCGCCGTGCTCCGCCACATCGCCCTCCTGGTGGCGGACGAACCCGAACTCGCCGGTGCCGTCACCAACGCGCTGCTCGGCCGCGACCCCGACGTGGAGCACCTCCGCGCCCGCATCGGGCTGGAGATCCGTGATCGTCTCGCCACCGCGCTGGGCGAAGGCCACGATCCCGACGTCCTCGAGGCGCTCGAGCTGCTGTACGCCGGCGGCCTGGTCCGCGCGGGAATGGGATACGGGTCCTACGCCCAATTCGCCGATCGACTCGAAACTTCCGCCAAACTGATTCTGGAGTAG
- a CDS encoding cytochrome P450 encodes MTAASMPGVSHNPVTFNPYDYGFHEDPYVTYRRLREEAPVYYNAELDFWALSRHEDVVAAFRDNQRLSSANGVSLDPAAYGPHAHKTMSFLALDDPRHMRMRQLVSRGFTPRRVNELEGRILDLTRQYLDPALDAGEFDWIAEFAGKLPMDVISELMGVPEADRGELRRLADLVVHREEGVLDVPHAAMEASLYLVGYYADMLAERRRKPTEDLTSALLEAEIDGDRLTDDEIIAFMFLMVVAGNETTTKLLGNALYWGFRYPGEARHVFEDVSRVPDWVEETLRFDTSSQMVARTASVDLDFHDRTIPAGDKVLILIGSANRDSAVFDDADEYRIGRDTSNKLASFGGGTHFCLGAHMARLEARIALTELVSRIDDYDIDEANSVRVHSTNVRGFATLPLKVQVRDA; translated from the coding sequence ATGACCGCAGCCTCGATGCCCGGGGTGTCACACAATCCGGTGACGTTCAATCCGTACGACTATGGCTTCCACGAAGATCCGTACGTCACGTATCGAAGACTGCGGGAAGAAGCACCGGTCTACTACAACGCGGAACTCGACTTCTGGGCGTTGTCCCGGCACGAGGACGTCGTCGCCGCCTTCCGCGACAACCAGCGCCTGTCGAGCGCGAACGGGGTGTCGCTCGACCCGGCGGCCTACGGTCCGCACGCCCACAAGACGATGTCCTTTCTCGCGCTGGACGATCCACGGCACATGCGGATGCGGCAGTTGGTGTCCCGCGGGTTCACCCCGAGGCGGGTGAACGAACTCGAGGGCCGGATTCTCGACCTCACCCGGCAGTACCTCGACCCAGCGCTCGATGCGGGCGAATTCGACTGGATCGCCGAATTCGCGGGCAAACTGCCGATGGACGTGATCTCGGAACTGATGGGGGTGCCGGAGGCCGACCGCGGCGAACTCCGCAGGCTCGCCGATCTGGTGGTGCACCGCGAGGAGGGCGTCCTCGACGTGCCGCACGCGGCGATGGAGGCGTCGCTCTACCTCGTCGGCTACTACGCCGACATGCTGGCGGAGCGGCGCAGGAAGCCGACCGAGGATCTCACGTCCGCCCTGCTCGAGGCGGAGATCGACGGCGACCGGCTCACCGACGACGAAATCATCGCCTTCATGTTCCTGATGGTGGTGGCGGGCAACGAGACCACCACCAAACTGCTCGGCAACGCGCTGTACTGGGGGTTCCGCTATCCGGGCGAGGCCAGGCACGTGTTCGAGGACGTGAGCCGGGTGCCGGACTGGGTGGAGGAGACCCTGCGGTTCGACACGTCCAGCCAGATGGTCGCGCGGACGGCGTCCGTCGACCTGGACTTCCACGACCGCACGATTCCGGCCGGCGACAAAGTGCTGATCCTCATCGGCTCCGCGAACCGCGATTCGGCGGTATTCGACGACGCCGACGAATACCGGATCGGCAGGGACACGTCCAACAAGCTGGCGAGCTTCGGCGGCGGCACCCACTTCTGCCTCGGCGCCCACATGGCGCGGCTGGAGGCGCGGATCGCCCTCACCGAACTCGTGTCCCGCATAGACGATTACGACATCGACGAGGCGAACAGTGTGCGGGTCCACTCGACCAACGTGCGCGGTTTCGCCACCCTCCCGCTGAAAGTGCAGGTCCGCGATGCCTAG
- a CDS encoding nitroreductase family deazaflavin-dependent oxidoreductase, which produces MNAPARPEPDSPRSARPPGLDSRWTVSFIKWMSKINVVLYRRTGGRLGSKWRVGSAFPRGLPVCLLTTTGRKSGDPRISPLLFLEDGDRIVLVASQGGLPKHPMWYLNLRANPQVTVQVKSRVRPMTAQVADPGERARLWPRLVDMYADFDNYQAWTDRTIPVVVCTPR; this is translated from the coding sequence ATGAATGCCCCCGCTCGACCCGAGCCAGATTCCCCTCGCTCCGCTCGACCGCCGGGCCTCGACTCGAGGTGGACGGTCTCCTTCATCAAGTGGATGTCGAAGATCAACGTCGTCCTGTACCGGCGGACGGGCGGGCGACTGGGCAGCAAGTGGCGGGTCGGCAGCGCGTTCCCTCGCGGTCTGCCCGTCTGCCTGCTCACGACCACCGGACGCAAGAGCGGCGACCCCCGGATCAGCCCGCTGTTGTTCCTCGAGGACGGCGACCGCATCGTCCTCGTCGCGTCGCAGGGCGGCCTCCCGAAGCACCCGATGTGGTACCTCAACCTGCGCGCGAACCCGCAGGTGACCGTCCAGGTGAAGTCGCGGGTCCGCCCGATGACCGCCCAGGTGGCGGATCCCGGGGAACGCGCGCGCCTGTGGCCGCGGCTCGTCGACATGTACGCGGACTTCGACAATTACCAGGCCTGGACGGACCGCACGATCCCCGTCGTCGTCTGCACGCCCCGATAG
- a CDS encoding steroid 3-ketoacyl-CoA thiolase, with translation MGTPVIVEAVRTPIGKRGGWLSGLHAAEILGAAQRGILDRSGIDPELVEQVIGGCVTQAGAQSNNITRTAWLHAGLPWQVGATTIDCQCGSAQQANHLIAGLIATDAIDVGIACGIEAMSQVPLGANVGENAGPRRPADWDIDMPNQFEAAERIARRRGITRADVEALGVRSQARAKQAWDEGRFDREVLQVTAPVVDKDGNLTGETRVVSRDQGLRDTTAESLARLKPVLEGGIHTAGTSSQISDGAAAVMLMDEARARALGLKPRARIISQALVGSEPEFHLDGPVQATARVLERSGMKIGDLDLFEVNEAFASVLLSWASVHQPDMDRVNVNGGALALGHPVGSTGSRLITTALHELERTDGSTALITMCAGGALATGTIIERI, from the coding sequence GTGGGCACACCCGTCATCGTCGAGGCAGTTCGCACCCCCATCGGAAAGCGCGGTGGCTGGCTGTCCGGATTGCACGCCGCCGAGATCCTCGGCGCCGCTCAGCGGGGCATCCTCGACCGCTCGGGCATCGACCCCGAACTGGTGGAGCAGGTGATCGGCGGTTGCGTCACCCAGGCCGGTGCGCAATCGAACAACATCACCCGCACCGCATGGCTGCACGCCGGACTGCCCTGGCAGGTCGGCGCCACCACGATCGACTGCCAGTGCGGCTCCGCCCAGCAGGCCAACCATCTGATCGCGGGCCTGATCGCCACGGACGCGATCGACGTCGGAATCGCCTGCGGCATCGAGGCCATGAGCCAGGTGCCGCTCGGGGCGAACGTCGGGGAGAACGCCGGCCCCCGCAGGCCCGCCGACTGGGACATCGACATGCCCAATCAGTTCGAGGCCGCCGAGCGTATCGCCCGCCGCCGCGGAATCACCCGCGCCGACGTCGAGGCTCTCGGGGTGCGTTCGCAGGCACGCGCCAAGCAGGCGTGGGACGAAGGACGATTCGACCGGGAGGTGCTGCAGGTGACGGCACCCGTCGTGGACAAGGACGGCAACCTCACCGGGGAAACCCGGGTCGTCAGCCGCGATCAGGGTCTGCGCGACACCACCGCGGAGTCCCTCGCCAGGCTGAAGCCCGTACTCGAGGGCGGCATCCACACCGCGGGCACGTCGTCGCAGATCTCCGACGGCGCCGCCGCCGTCATGCTGATGGACGAGGCCAGGGCGCGCGCCCTCGGCCTGAAACCTCGGGCTCGCATCATCTCCCAGGCGCTCGTCGGTTCCGAACCCGAATTCCACCTCGACGGACCCGTCCAGGCCACCGCACGCGTCCTCGAACGCAGCGGCATGAAGATCGGCGACCTCGACCTGTTCGAGGTGAACGAGGCCTTCGCGTCGGTCCTGCTGTCGTGGGCCTCAGTACACCAGCCCGACATGGACAGGGTCAACGTCAACGGCGGAGCGCTCGCGCTCGGACACCCCGTGGGCAGCACCGGGTCCCGGCTCATCACCACGGCGCTGCACGAACTCGAGCGCACCGACGGGTCGACGGCACTGATCACGATGTGCGCCGGCGGAGCACTCGCCACCGGCACCATCATCGAGCGGATCTAG
- a CDS encoding GNAT family N-acetyltransferase produces MSTQVQDRIHDRRELTAVLLRALEQRHAVLDAIVDSEDHAEALTTVAGLLDTTEAYAEAVLNLTFRRLTKVERLRIQTELKDLDATLEWTASDRPASTGRNFRLRPFTQTEEDAALFRRRCVEQVDDAGAQWSEERVEKERAEGLSRVDDESAAWFVCEDTEANTAVGMVFGELSGREVDVAIWISPDARKKGYGTAAVKHSRQELAAEFPGTVLVVRAPA; encoded by the coding sequence ATGAGTACACAGGTTCAAGATCGGATCCACGACCGTCGCGAGCTCACCGCGGTCCTGCTGCGCGCACTCGAGCAGCGCCATGCGGTTCTCGACGCCATCGTCGACAGTGAGGACCACGCCGAGGCCCTCACCACCGTCGCCGGACTCCTCGACACCACCGAGGCGTACGCGGAGGCCGTCCTCAACCTGACGTTCCGGCGGCTCACCAAGGTCGAGCGGCTGCGCATCCAGACGGAACTGAAAGACCTCGATGCCACGCTGGAATGGACCGCGAGCGATCGGCCGGCGAGCACCGGCCGGAATTTCCGTCTCCGCCCGTTCACGCAGACCGAGGAGGACGCCGCACTGTTCCGGCGCCGCTGCGTCGAGCAGGTCGACGACGCGGGCGCGCAGTGGTCCGAGGAGCGGGTCGAGAAGGAGCGTGCGGAGGGCCTGAGCCGGGTCGACGACGAGTCCGCGGCGTGGTTCGTGTGTGAGGACACCGAGGCGAACACGGCCGTCGGCATGGTGTTCGGCGAGTTGTCCGGGCGCGAGGTCGACGTCGCGATCTGGATCTCCCCCGACGCCCGGAAGAAGGGCTACGGCACCGCGGCCGTGAAGCACAGTCGTCAGGAACTCGCCGCGGAGTTCCCGGGAACGGTCCTGGTCGTCCGCGCTCCCGCCTGA
- a CDS encoding cytochrome P450 gives MAQPNLPEGFDFTDPDIYAERIPYQEFAELRKTAPIWWNPQPPEIGGYHDDGYWVVSKLEDVKEVSRRSDVFSTHENTAIVRFADDIPRENIEMQRFILINKDAPEHTKLRKLVSRGFTPRAINSLREELTERAEKIVKDAAASGAGDFVTQVACELPLQAIAELLGVPQEDRQKVFDWSNQMTGYDDPELDIDPQAASMEILGYAYQMADERKKCPAEDIVTTLIEADIDGNELSPEEFGFFVILLAVAGNETTRNAITHGMIAFLDHPDQWELYKKERPKTAADEIVRWATPVNSFQRTALEDTELGGVQIKKGQRVVMLYGSANFDEDAFENPETFDILRENNPHVGFGGTGAHFCLGANLARLEIDLIFNAIADHLPDISKLGDPRRLRSGWLNGIKEFQVDYKTASGGCPVRH, from the coding sequence GTGGCGCAGCCCAATCTTCCAGAGGGTTTCGACTTCACCGACCCGGACATCTACGCAGAACGCATCCCCTACCAGGAGTTCGCCGAACTGCGGAAGACTGCGCCGATCTGGTGGAACCCGCAGCCGCCGGAGATCGGTGGCTACCACGACGACGGCTACTGGGTCGTCAGCAAGCTCGAGGACGTCAAGGAGGTGTCGCGGCGCAGCGACGTCTTCTCCACCCACGAGAACACCGCGATCGTGCGCTTCGCCGACGACATCCCGCGTGAGAACATCGAGATGCAGCGGTTCATCCTCATCAACAAGGACGCGCCCGAGCACACCAAACTCCGCAAACTCGTCTCCCGCGGCTTCACACCCCGCGCGATCAACAGCCTGCGCGAAGAACTCACCGAGCGCGCCGAGAAGATCGTCAAGGACGCAGCGGCATCGGGCGCAGGCGACTTCGTCACCCAGGTGGCGTGTGAACTCCCGCTGCAGGCGATCGCCGAACTGCTGGGTGTGCCGCAGGAGGATCGACAGAAGGTGTTCGACTGGTCGAATCAGATGACGGGCTACGACGACCCCGAACTGGACATCGACCCGCAGGCCGCATCGATGGAGATTCTCGGCTACGCGTACCAGATGGCGGACGAGCGCAAGAAGTGCCCCGCCGAAGACATCGTCACGACGCTGATCGAAGCGGACATCGACGGAAATGAGCTCTCTCCCGAGGAATTCGGCTTCTTCGTGATCCTGCTGGCGGTCGCCGGCAACGAGACCACCCGCAATGCCATCACGCACGGCATGATCGCGTTTCTCGACCATCCCGATCAGTGGGAGCTCTACAAGAAGGAGCGTCCCAAGACGGCGGCCGACGAGATCGTCCGGTGGGCGACCCCGGTCAACTCGTTCCAGCGCACCGCACTGGAAGACACCGAGCTCGGCGGCGTGCAGATCAAGAAGGGCCAGCGAGTCGTAATGCTGTACGGCTCCGCCAATTTCGACGAGGACGCGTTCGAGAATCCGGAGACGTTCGACATCCTGCGGGAGAACAACCCGCACGTGGGATTCGGTGGCACGGGCGCCCATTTCTGCCTCGGCGCCAACCTGGCGCGCCTCGAGATCGACCTGATCTTCAATGCGATTGCGGATCACCTGCCCGATATCAGTAAGCTGGGAGATCCGCGCCGGTTGCGCTCGGGCTGGCTCAACGGTATCAAAGAGTTTCAGGTCGATTACAAGACTGCGTCAGGCGGTTGCCCGGTCAGACACTGA